One uncultured Gellertiella sp. genomic window carries:
- the map gene encoding type I methionyl aminopeptidase, with product MVNYIEAYSAPMRNTGAIRLYGRDDFEGMRRACQLTARCLDALVPMVKPGVTTNAIDRFVFEFGMDNGALPATLNYRGYTKSSCTSINHVICHGIPDDKPLREGDIVNIDVTFVLDGWHGDSSRMYPVGEIKRAAERLLEVTHECLMRGIAAIRPGARTGAIGEAIQTYAEAERCSVVRDFCGHGLGKLFHDAPNILHYGRADEGPEMREGMIFTIEPMINLGRPHVKVLSDGWTAVSRDRSLSAQYEHAVGVTATGCEIFTLSPAGLDRPGLPALNA from the coding sequence ATGGTGAACTATATCGAGGCCTATTCCGCGCCGATGCGCAACACGGGCGCAATCCGCCTCTACGGACGGGATGACTTCGAGGGCATGCGCAGGGCCTGCCAGCTGACGGCCCGTTGCCTTGATGCCCTGGTGCCGATGGTGAAGCCCGGGGTCACCACCAATGCCATCGACCGTTTTGTGTTCGAATTCGGCATGGACAACGGCGCACTGCCCGCCACGCTGAATTATCGCGGCTATACCAAGTCGAGCTGCACCTCGATCAACCATGTCATCTGCCACGGCATTCCCGACGACAAGCCGCTGCGCGAGGGCGATATCGTCAATATCGACGTCACCTTCGTACTCGATGGCTGGCATGGTGATTCCAGCCGGATGTATCCGGTGGGTGAAATCAAGAGGGCCGCCGAGCGGCTGCTGGAAGTCACCCACGAATGCCTGATGCGCGGCATCGCGGCAATCCGCCCGGGTGCCCGCACCGGGGCGATTGGCGAGGCGATCCAGACCTATGCGGAAGCCGAGCGCTGTTCGGTGGTGCGCGATTTCTGCGGCCACGGTCTCGGTAAGCTGTTCCACGATGCGCCCAACATCCTGCATTACGGTCGCGCCGACGAAGGCCCCGAAATGCGCGAAGGCATGATCTTTACGATCGAACCGATGATCAATCTCGGTCGTCCGCATGTGAAGGTGCTGTCGGATGGCTGGACGGCGGTGTCGCGCGACCGGTCGCTGTCGGCGCAATACGAACATGCGGTCGGGGTGACGGCGACGGGCTGCGAGATCTTCACCCTGTCGCCCGCCGGGCTCGACCGCCCCGGCCTGCCCGCATTGAACGCGTGA
- the radC gene encoding DNA repair protein RadC — protein sequence MAKQPTELSDDLPPDSDVSAAEEDDERGHFAETVPKSGHSMRTAKPELQPDAAQAHYHGHRERLRERFREHGEAALADYEILELLLFRLIPRRDTKPIAKALIERFGTLAGVFGASPALLQEVKGIGESVSLELKLVSTIAHRMLKRELKGKEVLASWSSVIDYCHAAMAYETTEQFRILFLDKRNALIADEIQGRGTVDHTPVYPREVVKRALELSATAIILVHNHPSGDPTPSRADIDMTHMIIQTARSLGITVHDHIIIGKDGHASLKGLKLI from the coding sequence ATGGCGAAACAACCGACCGAGCTTTCGGACGACCTGCCGCCGGACAGCGATGTCAGCGCTGCCGAGGAGGACGACGAGCGGGGTCATTTCGCCGAAACCGTGCCGAAATCCGGACATTCGATGCGAACCGCCAAGCCGGAATTGCAGCCTGATGCTGCGCAAGCCCACTATCACGGCCATCGCGAGCGGCTGCGGGAGCGGTTTCGCGAACATGGCGAGGCAGCGCTTGCAGATTACGAAATCCTCGAGTTGCTGCTGTTCCGGCTGATCCCGCGCCGCGACACCAAGCCGATTGCCAAGGCGCTGATCGAACGATTCGGCACGCTGGCCGGTGTCTTCGGCGCCTCTCCCGCCCTGTTGCAGGAGGTCAAGGGCATTGGCGAATCCGTGTCGCTGGAACTGAAGCTGGTATCCACCATCGCCCATCGCATGCTGAAGCGGGAATTGAAGGGCAAGGAGGTGCTGGCCTCCTGGTCCTCGGTCATCGATTATTGCCACGCAGCCATGGCCTATGAGACGACGGAGCAGTTCCGCATCCTGTTTCTCGACAAGCGCAATGCCCTGATCGCCGACGAGATACAGGGGCGCGGCACGGTGGATCACACGCCGGTCTATCCGCGCGAGGTGGTGAAGCGGGCGCTGGAACTCTCCGCCACCGCCATCATCCTGGTCCACAACCACCCCTCAGGCGATCCGACCCCTTCCCGGGCGGATATCGACATGACCCACATGATCATCCAGACCGCCCGTTCGCTGGGCATTACCGTGCATGATCACATCATCATCGGCAAGGATGGCCATGCCAGCCTCAAGGGCCTCAAGCTGATTTGA